One part of the Lycium ferocissimum isolate CSIRO_LF1 chromosome 8, AGI_CSIRO_Lferr_CH_V1, whole genome shotgun sequence genome encodes these proteins:
- the LOC132066560 gene encoding uncharacterized protein LOC132066560, whose product MLMVPFGSAMIQNIVKENQDTQQTLAELSTNISLLTKKFDESQIKKVNVCEEEAVLPKGMYHAQDGPFHEGPPMQIEDANYVNNSQGGYQRQNYQGGYQGQNQWRPQQGQGAYNNSGNYNNHYGGANQGSYNNSNNFGNKSSNPYIPPKGQSTEQGSSKVESMLEKILAIA is encoded by the coding sequence ATGTTGATGGTACCGTTTGGTAGTGCTATGATCCAAAATATAGTGAaggagaatcaagatacccaaCAAACCTTGGCAGAACTTTCAACAAATATTTCCTTGCTGACGAAGAAGTTCGATGAATCCCAGATCAAGAAGGTAAATGTTTGTGAGGAGGAGGCAGTTTTACCAAAAGGGATGTACCATGCTCAAGATGGTCCGTTCCACGAAGGGCCCCCTATGCAGAttgaagatgctaattatgtaaATAACTCTCAAGGGGGTTACCAAAGGCAGAATTACCAGGGTGGTTATCAGGGTcagaatcaatggagacctcaaCAAGGTCAAGGTGCTTATAACAACTCTGGGAACTACAACAATCATTATGGTGGTGCGAACCAAGGGAGCTACAACAACAGTaataattttgggaacaagAGTTCCAATCCTTATATACCACCAAAAGGGCAGTCAACAGAGCAAGGTAGTTCGAAGGTTGAGTCGATGCTTGAGAAGATTCTAGCAATCGCCTAA
- the LOC132066561 gene encoding uncharacterized protein LOC132066561 produces MWALKKLNMDWEEATKLRLFQLNEMNEFRYQSYESAALYKERMNQYHDKKILKREFYKGDLVLLFNSRLKLLPGKLKSRWTGPFEVVGFSLHGVIELKSGDRTRTFKVNGQRVKHYHGMVDGDRIVDRYRLKHLGTNADPVFVDKE; encoded by the coding sequence ATGTGGgctttgaagaaattgaatatgGATTGGGAAGAGGCGACCAAGCTAAGGTTGTTTCAACTAAATGAGATGAATGAATTTCGGTACCAGTCATACGAGAGTGCAGCACTTTATAAAGAGAGGATGAACCAGTATCATGACAAGAAAATCCTGAAGCGAGAATTCTACAAGGGTGATCTCGTCTTACTGTTTAACTCTCGCTTGAAGTTGCTACCGGGTAAGTTAAAATCAAGGTGGACTGGTCCGTTTGAGGTGGTAGGTTTTTCACTCCATGGGGTGATCGAACTGAAGTCAGGAGATAgaactcggacatttaaggtgaatgggCAGAGGGTGAAGCACTATCATGGGATGGTTGATGGGGATAGAATTGTTGACCGATACCGGTTGAAGCACCTCGGAACGAATGCTGACCCGGTGTTTGTTGATAAGGAGTGA